TCGATACTATGCGGCTGCATACGGGGTGCGCTCGAGATGGTGCAGCTGGAGGTGCAGTGCTGGTTCACTCAGGATCAGCTGAAGGGTGATGCGACGACGGAAATTCGCGTCAAGTTTGTGCGGCGTCTCGAGGATGCCGTACCGGCAGGAGAGGATTAAACATAAAGGCGGAAGTTTGCATTGATTCATGACCCATTTCATTCCGGTTTAAATGGGATCCGCATTGATCCGCCTACAGAAGAAGGTTATTTAAAAAAGTAACTCGTTGAATAAAAGCTGCGTTCTCACATGGCACGCACATACCTTATGTACAGTGGAACGAAAAGAAATCTTTTTTATTTAGCCAAACTTAACAATCTATTGGGCACAGACTGCCATTACGTTATCATTAGTCAATGATGAATGACAAAAACAACAGTAACGCAAActcattttaaaaaatatagaaaaggcACTTATACGACTTTGGCACTCGCTTGGAGCCGATCTTTTCAAGAACGTACCCCAGCCTGACTAGGGCAATGAGCGTGATGATGACTTTATGGTTagtattttgatttttggccATTCTTTGATGCATAttaaacagaaagaaagaaagaggaaacgCTTATGAATTATAGTTACGAATGCAATAACACGTTATTGTGTACGTCCTGGCTTTTCCGCAACCATCTCTGCTGCTATGCCGCGTGTCTTTAGCATAAACACATCTACAGCCCCACTCATAGACCGTCGGTGTGCGGGTCCTTTCTACTGTGACTCTGCTGTTTATATTAACTATCAGTTCCACCAAAGGCAATGCAGTTGGAAGCAAAACAGCCGACGTGAAAAGCAGCTCGGTGAGCATCTCTCATGGCTCCTAACAAAGTTGCTCAACGCGTACGACTAAACAATACTCAAAATAGCATCTAGGAACAAGTTTCTTAAGGCAACTCAATTTTTGGATACCAGCCGTATTATCTAACTTTATAACTCCCTTGCTCTCTCACAATCGATCATTCGATGCTTTCGTTGGACCAGCACAATCTGCTTTCTTTCGAGCACCTTTACTTAATCTTGAGACCATTTCCAtatccttctgcttctactaTTGCTTCTCCGATGCGTAGCATAACAAGTGGACAAAACAAAGTATAACggaacatataaaaaataatccTCACTTCCTGACTATATACCCTCTTTCTCTGTCACTATTTCTTGCTTCCTTGACATCCTGATAACTTATTCTTGTTGACTGGTCCATATCTTCtagcaaggaaggaagcgtGGATGAGAAGGGTTTTGTACTTGCTTTGCAGATAATTGGTGAGTTAATGCATGATGGCActagtgctgctactactatggCACTGGATCAGACTCGAGTGGGTGCTCAGAACGCGCTTCAGTGTTTCAAGCGTCTTCAGACAAATCACTACGCAGCAGCTCGGCGAATGACCATCGCGTGGTCCAGAACAGGAGCATTTCTGTAAGCTTTTCAGCATGTTTGCCAATGGTTCGATCTGATCTGTTATCTTCGGCATCGCTTCAATCGATTCATTCGCAGCAGGCGTTGCCCCTTTACAGCAGGTCGACGATGGTACTGTAGATGGGGTGTTAGTCTGAGTAGGCTGTGGTTGCGCAACGGGCAAAGAACTGATCGGTGTTGATTGGTTTTCGGTAACAAAAGTGATGCCGGTTCTAGCATCGGAGAATGGTTGCACGGTTTCATCTACAACACCACCAGTCATCGTCCGACACGGATTCTCGGGACCACATCCTCCGATACAACCATTCATTGGATCACACTGACAGTTTACACAACGACAAATGTCGGCATCTGCCGTAATGTCCTTCAATGTTTTCGTGATTGGATCTGGTAATTGCGGCAGGGAATCTGCCAAAGCCATCGTTTCCACGAGCATCGGTAGTGTTGGCGCATCCTGAGGCACAAACTCAGGCACGGTTACCGCACTGTTCACGAGCAGATCACTGGGGTGATTAGTCCCAACGACCGATTGTGCATCCAGCTTTGGCAGGAACTCGTCGGCGAACAGTTCATTGATCAGCTTATCCGtctcttcctgctcttcctgctTCACACCGACCGCACGTTCACTATTCTGAATTGCCTGATCGATCTGAACCGTTGCATTAGCACTTTCTAGCATATTTTCGTCGAAGTAGCACCCCACGTCGATTGCACTGTACACTCGGGAACTGATCGGATCATCTGCAGGATCGTCTCGCGATCCTATTGGCTCGATATCCGTCCCTGGTAAGAAGTCAGCTACGTTCACGTTAAACGATAGATCCACATAGGACGGTACATTCGTCGGTAGAGCGACACAGGCGGAAGTGACAGGATCGAGCGCTGCCAATGGTTTCGTTTGAAGCATCGAAATGTCGATCCACTGGGGGTTTAGTTCCTCTTCGGTGGCGAGTGCCAGCTCAAGGGCTTTGGATTCATGGAAATCCGTGTTCAGCTGTGTATAATTGTACGGTTCCTCCATTACTACCGGTGCCTGTGACGCAGACGGTAGCAATTCCGTTTTCAATTTACTGGCACAATCGTACACTGCCCCCTCGCTAACCGCTAGTGCTGAAGGGCTCATCACAATCTCACGTTGGTTGCCGATATTCATTAGCTCCGATGCTTTACTTTCCATTACATCCTGCACTCCATCGTCAACTGTGCAAACAGTAGAATCGGTAGCAGCGACAGAAGTTTGTTGTTCTAGCGCGGCAAGGCGAGCCTTCTTTAATTTAGCTGCCGACTTTGAAAGCTTTTTCTTCTACAACATGAAGTAAATTCAGTAAATTAAGAGCATTTCAAATCACAAGAACACTACGCTGCTTACCACCTTCTCGTGGGTCTTCGAGTGCGTCTTCAAGCTGTGCGGTGTGCTGAAGGATTTGTTGCAGTCAGATATTTTGCATAGAAATGGTCGTTCCCCCGAGTGCGTGCGGATGTGCGTTTTCAGATGGTGTGACGCCGTGAACGCTTTGCCACACTGATCCTCTTTACATCTGCAATCGCAAGATGgagaaaagaagcaagaaCATGTATTAACAAGTGGTTCCGCAAAAGGTACCAACGTAGCACTCCAGCAGATGTTCTCTTACTTGTAGGGCCGCTCCTGGGTGTGTACGCGCGAGTGCTTCTTCAGATCGCTGAGCGTGGTAAAAACCTTCTGGCAGACGACGCAGTTAAACGTTTCACCGTTGTGCAGTCGCTCGTGTGCCCGTAACCGATAGCGAGTGTTGAAAGCCTTGCGGCAACTACTATCGCTGCAGATGTACGGTTTTACCTTCGTGTGAACGCGGATGTGTATCTTCTGACTGTACGAAGTGAGAAACGCTTTCGTGCAGCCCTCTTCCGTGCATTTAAATTTGTATTCACCTACGAGAACAGGAAAGAAGAACGATCGTTTATTAAATGCTGTATAATACGACAACGCTCTCTTGGTTAACTTATCGTACTCCAAACAGTGTGTATCTGGTTAAGATCGCAGCATAAGATGAGACGACGCATAAGGGTTAGATGTTATGTGTTATGTTTAATCGTACAAGAAAGCCAGCTTACTTACCACGGTGAGTTTTCATGTGTGTTCTCAGGTTACCAACTGTACTGTAGCTGCGATTGCAGCTACCATAATTGCACCGATATCGAGCCAGTATCTGGTTATCCGGACCCTGCCGTAGCCGAAGACAAACagagaaaacaaaccaacatttGTAGTCCGACACAGAAGcataattttaaatattttacacTAAGAAACCCTTTCTTGAAGAAGACTAAAGTACTGGTACaatgtatttttgtttcactAGTGgctgaaaaatgcaaaacatgtaCTCAAGTTCGTTTAAATTGTActtttaaaaatacatttctaTTATCTATTATTTTGCAAATTATGTTCCTACAGTGTACAGAGTATGTGTAATTCAATTTATCTGATCCTGATTTTACTTTCTAACTTGATATTACTCTACGATATACTTGTTCACTTCTACTTTCCAAGATGTGTACCTCGATTGTGATTGTGGCATGCGATGGTTCTCCGTCTTCGTATAGAgtattgttttctttattaCTAGATAtttaaaaagagagagaaaaacaggaGCAATTGGAATACGGATTTGTCATCAACGGTAGTTCTTTTAGAAAGTGGATGGGAATTTACTACAGGAAGTGTTAAAGCAACAGGATGAGGGGGTAAAAACACATCGAATATGTAGGAGTTGGAGCCACGATCAAGACAAGATTGTTAAcacaagcaaaaacagcaCAGGATAACTTTGATGAGCGACTAGTTTAGTGAAGGACTAGCGAACCTACATCACCAGCGTGTATGTGATCCCCAAATGGGAGTAAACGTTCATGGATTGATACATTAACAGAGGATCATCCACTCTGACATTGAAACCTTCACCGATCCGCTGTGCTAACGAGACCATCAGGGACCGGGAAGCAAGCGCTAGAGAGCGGGGAACATGTTTTCATGTTTCCACCAAATCGTCATAAGACTATTTTTATCGCTTCGTGTTTCATGGTCTCGCGGGTTAGGGAAGACACATAAAGTGCCCGACATTAACACTTCATTCATCCGAAACGAGATCGATAGTtagagcaacagagagaaaagCGGAGAAGGGGCGCACGCAGCTGGTTAGAACCATTATGCCAAACCGCCGCATAGAGCAACCCCGTATCCAAGGCAATCACCATCGAACAGATTGCTCAACAGGTGATCGCACACGGCTAGAACGAATCTCCCAGGACAACGCGGTGGCCTCCCATAGTAGCGTATTTTGATTGGGACTATGTGTTTTGCCTTCGACACTTAACCAACACAATAAACGACGCCACCACGGCAGacgggtgtgcgtgtgtgtgaaatgtaAACATTGCTTGGCCGCATCCCAAAAACCAGATGATCCGGTCTGATCTAGGGGGGTAAAaaatttgccacaaaaatggaaaacggaaccaGCCCTACGCATGCCTgaagggaggaggtggtgggagCGATtactcctctcctcttcatATTCTCGATCACTGTTGCTTTCGACCACAGTGAGAAGACCgccgaggagcagcaaaccAATTTGCAACACCCACACCCGATGGCCGCGGCCAGTGGTCACCACCAGGGACAGAGGGCATCGTGATGGCGCGTGACGATGCTTAAAATATAATCCCACTTTTTTGTGTAGCCATTCGTTCGCTAGGTAATAATCGTCGCACATTTGTTGCtagagaaggaaaacaaacgacaGAGGACGATCCCGAAGGACCCCCTTGTGGTCCCTTCACGCGGCGTCTTTGGTCGATTTGCTCGTCAAACAAATCTGACTAGATCCGCTTTAGCTGGTCATTATGCGCTTCTTCGAAGTCGTCTTCACCAGCCACCTTAGATGCGCAACCAGTTCACGAGCGATCGACCTCCGAAACAATCAAATCCGCGGACCACCGCTTTCGATTAAGCAGGAGGTTCACCGCGACGAGCGAGAGATCACGGGCGAAAGATGTAGCATCCCGTTCTTTGGCCGTACACGACAAAGTAGAAGGAAGTTCTATTAATAAATATTTTGGAAAGACCACCACCTACAGACAGCCGCGGGGATTGAGTGGGTGGTGCTGAGGGGTGTGGCGGGGTTAGGTGGAACATGGAGTGCGGACCGATTTTCTACCAGCCGTCTAAGCTGGTACGGGGGGATGGTGTGGGAATTGTGCACGATCTACTAAGGCGACGGCTGCCGTGCGTGGGCTGTCGATGCGGACAGAATGCTCGCCCGCTGCCCTTTTCTCCGTTCTCTTACTCTAGTTCTCCTGGTGGAATGTGCCTGCGATGCCGGGCAGGGGATGTCCACGAAGCGAATCGTGCCATTCTTGGATGGATGACAAATTTAAAGAGGCCAGAAAGATGTTCTTTATAATTGGGCAAGCAATCTAGGGAACCGGCACCGTGAATCTGTTCTACGAACGCCACCAGGCCAaagcagtaccagcagtagcaccagccaGTCTACGCTACGCTACGATCACCAGGATGCGGGCCGTTGGGATAGGGATCGTGGGATTCGGGGACCataaacagacaaacagagTGAAATCAGAATCCGTTATGTACCATCctccgtcctcctcctcctccagttcATCATCAATTTTCTCAAACTCAACCAGAATACTATTATCGTTGATGTCACAGAGCTGGTTGCACTCGCTGCCGCTCAGCTGCTCGTCTGTGGCCTGCACCGACGGTTGCTGTCGATTGTCGGCCGCGATGGATGGGGCCATTTCCAGTGATGAAGATCCATCGTTAGAATCGGGTCCGATCGGTGCATCGAGCGGTATCAGATCGAACGGATTTAGC
This sequence is a window from Anopheles darlingi chromosome 3, idAnoDarlMG_H_01, whole genome shotgun sequence. Protein-coding genes within it:
- the LOC125954984 gene encoding uncharacterized protein LOC125954984; amino-acid sequence: MNFALISPFDIDSLERAIQQQVPQYFQTLAEENQLNPFDLIPLDAPIGPDSNDGSSSLEMAPSIAADNRQQPSVQATDEQLSGSECNQLCDINDNSILVEFEKIDDELEEEEDGGCNKENNTLYEDGEPSHATITIEGPDNQILARYRCNYGSCNRSYSTVGNLRTHMKTHRGEYKFKCTEEGCTKAFLTSYSQKIHIRVHTKVKPYICSDSSCRKAFNTRYRLRAHERLHNGETFNCVVCQKVFTTLSDLKKHSRVHTQERPYKCKEDQCGKAFTASHHLKTHIRTHSGERPFLCKISDCNKSFSTPHSLKTHSKTHEKVKKKLSKSAAKLKKARLAALEQQTSVAATDSTVCTVDDGVQDVMESKASELMNIGNQREIVMSPSALAVSEGAVYDCASKLKTELLPSASQAPVVMEEPYNYTQLNTDFHESKALELALATEEELNPQWIDISMLQTKPLAALDPVTSACVALPTNVPSYVDLSFNVNVADFLPGTDIEPIGSRDDPADDPISSRVYSAIDVGCYFDENMLESANATVQIDQAIQNSERAVGVKQEEQEETDKLINELFADEFLPKLDAQSVVGTNHPSDLLVNSAVTVPEFVPQDAPTLPMLVETMALADSLPQLPDPITKTLKDITADADICRCVNCQCDPMNGCIGGCGPENPCRTMTGGVVDETVQPFSDARTGITFVTENQSTPISSLPVAQPQPTQTNTPSTVPSSTCCKGATPAANESIEAMPKITDQIEPLANMLKSLQKCSCSGPRDGHSPSCCVVICLKTLETLKRVLSTHSSLIQCHSSSSTSAIMH